AAATTAGAAATTAAATCAGAATAAACTAAAATTGAgtacaaaattttaatttttttcgattcaaattcaaattaaattttgacttTTATCGACTCAATTTTTGTGCTTTTAGTCTTAACttataagaaaatttaaaaccaaTCTGACCCACTTGGTTTTACTTTGACTTAATATTGATTCAATTTTGATGCTGTGTTTATTAATTTCTACCTTCACTACTACTACTTCACTACTAAAATTTGACCAAATATGGTTTATTTTGGGCTCAATTTTAACTCAAATTGGACTATATGTTGCCTCACGTTCAATTTCTACTCAATTGTGACTCattattgattaaattttgaATAGCAGTAGAATGAACATCGAGGAACATAAGGCTGTGGAATGAATGTAGTctgaattttcataaaatcataaattttgcatagatttcGGAGATGTTCTAtcataaacaacaaaaatagtTCAATCTAGTTTGTTGTTAACATATACCGTGAAAGCAGCTGTTATCAGTAATAGGGActcaattttatcaaaaatatgacTATAATTTTAATCGATTCTGACTCAATTTGTACTAAGTTTAGATTCAACTGTATACTTATTGTTTTATCTTCCTCTAACTCAGTTTTGATtcagttttcaattaattaatttgaatattGATCTAGTGTGTTTTAATTTATACTGTACGTAGCTTTAGTTTtagattcaatttttattttgactcAATTTACACTTAATTTGGACTAGATTAGGACTCAACTCTGCATTACTTTTGACTCAAGGACTCCGACTTGAATTTCTTCTCAGTATTTGGGTCAATGTCTGCTCGACAACCATTaagatgcagaggtatgctCGATCTTCATTAActatggatgtcacactaacattccttccctttcccgatgacCATAAAGACGTGGCTGAAGCCATTACTGCCTCTGTATTGTTGGAAATCCTTGAGATTGTACACTTGAGccgaaaatattaagatttgaaGATGCTACAAGCTAGTTGCAGGTGAATTTCCAGGCTATAAAATATGATGATCAGTGAAGTCTTCTTAGCTTTATgtcttctaatcaattttcaagctCTTAGCGTCATTCTCCTCAAAATTggatttataaaaaattgtAGAACATCAGAttcgtctaaaatcaaaactagtgtATAGTTCAATTTGGATTTCATTTGAACCTATACTGAGTTTTCAAGTGactgaaatttacagaatttttatgatatttgaacAATTACGACTCAAGTTCAACTGAATAAGCACACAATTTAATCCTGATTTAGTCTTATTCGATAAAAAATGGACTCAATCTGGTCTCAATATTGATTCAATTGTTActcaatttgaaataatttattgttgaattttgtttgatttttgacacAATGTTggtttaatttaaaataaatttcaactcaattaaAACATTATTTGGGCTCATATTTGCCTCAATTTTAACttatattacatttaattttaattcaattttgaatcgATTGGTACTCAATTGCTACTCAATTTTGTCTCAATGTTGCCACAATTTCATCAATTGACTCGCAGCAACTATATTTGAGAACTGCTGAAGCCGATGATTTCGTCGAACGGCCAACATATTCCGGACTTATTTGAGCTTAATTAAATTTCCATCATTCATATTCCGCCGGCATGCCCAAACAGATCAAATGCCCATGCATTTTTTTGTCCGTCGAAAATTCACTCGAACTTGGTGTGAATCCATTTTCTTCTGAACATACACATTTTGGTTCATTAGTTTCGCATTCCATCCAAGTGCATCTTTTTATGCACAAATTTGGGACTGAGGGgagtttcaaatttttcttcGCATTGGTGCATTAACTTATCCTCCGCACAAGGAGGAACTGAGGCGTGTAGTGCACATTTTCCAAGAGACTGCTTCTGTGACCTTTGACTTGCAAGCGCTTGGCTGCTGTGGTGTTGTTGCCGTTGGAAACTGAGGCACTGAGACTCTTTACGCAACAAATGCCACACTATACTGGGAGCCGAAGTGGGGATGAGCTACTTTCATGTATTTTTCAGCAGAAGATTCTTTGCGAAACAACTTCCTACCGCAGCGCCGGGGTGGCAAAGTCCTGGTTAGAGCAAACGGTCCGGGTTAGGAAGAAAGTTTACTCCGGCTAGTAAATATTGAGGTTTTCAAAGGTGTATCAAGGTTCGAGTTCGAATGTGATTTCCCTAATATAGCTTAATCACCAAAATCTTTTTTCATAGGACTTGGGAAAATCTAAGTAAATCATTCAGTTTTTAATCTCTTCAGTTGACCTATactcacttgagagacctttcaagacggcgttgaacaaacgttcatttTGTCGTCCAtagttaaaaaaatgtgcttcttcacTTCAAAACGTTTGAGAAGTatttcgcgatctttaagagtttccggtaaAACGGTGGCAGTTTTCATTGCGTTTTGGAAGAAAACCTAGATTCCCCTAACGGAGTTCAAGAACACCTgaataaatcctccaaattcggagcAGCTGGCCACGATAGgaggcactctttgtttcctcacttgaatcaaagagccttggctggaggctgcttcgatttgatgctcggaaaatttgtctaaagcgtCGAACAAGGCTCAACAAAATGCTTTGGACATAGCCCTTACTGTCGCTCCCAATGACGCTCCTGTCCTGAACCTTTCCAAGATTTGTACGAACGTTACTAGCAGCTATTTATAATTCCAAAGAAGGCCAAACCTCCCTTCACCACCTTCAACTTTTTTGTGAACTCAGAATCAAGGGTGCATTCACTACTGGCTGTCGGTCGACTACTGGATAACTTTACATCGGATCTTTACACGCACCCTGCTCTCTCTCAAACTCGAAAACACTAAACTGTGCGAACACTCAGGTCTTGGTTAAACTTCCTGAGAATGGGGGGACTCTTATTGCAACGAAACTTTCCTGACCACATCGCCTTCTTGGTTGCAATAGTGTTCTATAGAAACTGGATATGGAATGGGGACTTTGCTCCTTGATGTATGCAATAAAACTTTTCCGGAATTGAGCATTTGGTGTAAGCTAATTCGAGCGATGTGCTCATCGCTCGCTTCCTCCCGGGTGCACTCAAGTGGGATCATTGTTTCACAGAGATACAGAACTTCCCGACAGGTGTTGAACCCGTTGAGATAATTTTCTTAATAAAGAACGCCGAGTGGGTAGCCGTATACTTCCTGCTAGCAGAAGCTGGGGATGAGCCGGGGAAATCCTGGAATTCCTTGTTGGAACGCTTCTTTCTCCGGTTCTTTTGGGAAGGTCCTGCGTGTGAGAAATTTGCATGCTTACTTGCGGTGGTGTGCTTCCTCCAATCAATGGAATTCTTCGCCGACAAgcgaagaaaattttcttggctGCATGTGCAATCGATAGTATTGGGTGAGTTATTGCATTGCTCTACAACTTTTTATCGCCTATCAGACGGAAAATTAGTATTATGATTCAAAATCGATTCAAGTCAATTGGTAGAATTTAATTTCTGTAATGTAAAACGAATCGCCCAATACTAAACAATTTTCGTTGACTTGAATGTAGTCTATGGAATATTTTCTCGGAACGAGAAACTATGTTCAATCTTCTCATTGTGGATCAATTGTGTTCTGTTCAGAGCAATATCTACATGGAAGGAATAATATAGAACACACTTTAAACTTTCGTAACGTTCTTGTCTTTAACGTTAAGTCATTCTCTTTGGGAGTGAGAATTTTCTTGGCTTAACTGAATTTATATAACATGATGTATTTAACCCCTAAAAGGCCCAGGACGTACCTTCAGTTTTCAAATGACCACAATTTTGATACCAGTAGATCAATCAATTTGAAACCAATTTCAATGTTTGTGCGgttagttggtcttacaatTGTGGGATCTCCCTGACCCCTCCCCCTTTTCTGGGTAACGAAAAATGCGTTTACACGAGAGAATTTTCCAGGATTCCAATCGTTCATCTAAGATATTCTTGAAACCAAACGCTCAGCTAAGAACggattattgaacaaaatgttaGTTTCATCTTTTGAggacgtggcaagaatggaaccGATACCGGATGTTCCTGAATATTGTTCAATTGGGTCGTGTTTGACATTACTAAGaaaccatatcatgcgacacatcaattcACATTTACGcaataaaatatgtttgataCACATGTAGTCAAAGATTCTCAAAGATTTGAGAAGGAATTCTCAAAACGTTTCTAGAGTTGAGATCTCTGGGTTAAGAAAGGCATAACATGAGAGATCTCGAGATGTTCAAAGGGGTTCAGAAGATTTCAAATGTTTCCAGAGGTTCCCAGGGGATTTCAAGTGCTTTCCACGGGTTCCTAAGTTTCCAAAGCTCTTCTTTTATAGATTGTCATGTGGATTGTGAAAGTAGTTCACAGAGATCATCCGTGAGATTTGCAGAGGTTTTAAGAGATAATCAACATATTTCAAAAGATTAGCAAGTGATTCTCAAAGGTTTATCAGTGGCTCTCAAAACGTTTTCAGAGATTCTCAAAGGATTTCAAAAGACTTTTTATGAGGGTTCCCAGTGGATGCAAAGAGGGTTTCAGAAGTCTTGTAAGGCTTCCCAGGGGCTCAAATGGGTTTTATGGGTTTCTAAAGAGAAACACTGAACATAAATGGGTGCTCAAGAGACATCTTGGGGGATGCAAGGGATTTCCAATAGTTTCCTACGGATTCCTGGTTTCACTAGTTGCAAGAGGCTCTTCAGGGTATTTCAAGTGCTTTCCATGAGTTCCTAAGgaatttttaaagttattcTTATAGATTCTCAAGTGATTTTTGGATGTTTTCAGCGGTTTCAAGAGATAACCAACAGATTCTAAATGATAAAAAAGTGATGTCAAAGATTCTCAAAGGTTTATAAAAAAGAGCTTGTATGAGGGTTCTCAGTGGATCCGAAGATGGTTTTAGAAGTCTTCTAAAGCTTCTGTAGGATCCCAAAGGGTTTCAATTGGTTTCGTAGATTTCTAAAGAGAAGCAAAGTGTTCCCAGTGAACAAAAACGGGTGCTCAAGATGTATCTTAGGGGATTTAAaggattttcaaaagtttctgaGGGTTCCTGGTTTCTTCATGGAAACTCAAGTGCTTTCCTTAGGTTCCAGCTTCCATGTTCTTTCACTGGTTTTAAAAGGATTCTAGGGTTTCTTCAGGAGTAAGTTAGGCATTGTTAAGGATTAACAAATTATTGTTGAAGGTTCTTCAGGGTTTCATAGAGAATTTCTGTGGTTTTCAAGGAGCTTCCATGATATTCTTGGTGATTTGAAGGGTTTTGATGGGTTCTTGAAGCATTCCCAAGTGATGTCTGAGTTTCTCGGAATGTTAACATGGATTCTCAAAACGCTCCCAGATATCGCGAGGGTGTGATAGGAGTTTTGAGTACAGTTCTCCAACGTTTCAAAGAAGTTACCAACGGTTTCCAGAAGTTTAGGAATTCTCAGGGAAGCTGATAGGTTAACAGatatatttaaataaaatttacagTTACTCTAGTAGtgtcaaatttctcaaaagttttcaaagtaTTCCCAAAGTCACTTAATAAAGTCTTTAACAAAGTTTCGAATGATACTTTCATAGATTCCGAAACGGGTTTCTGAGGTATCCAGAGGATCCTTTACGgatttttatagatttctaGCATCTTAATTTACCAAACTCGACCAGTGGAATATGGAAACATTATATCACAACTATATCAAGATTTATGACATCGATAACAAaaactgtttcaaatttgctgaaTTTGGCTTTGGGCTTTCCTTTTACTTGGCTTTGGACTTGGCGTCGGACGTGGCTTTTGACGTGGACATGAGCTTAACTTCGGACTTGGCTTTTGATGTGGAGTGGGACTTGGCTTTGAATTTGGCTCTGTACTTGGCATTGTACTTGGCTCTGGACTTGGCTTTGGACATCGATTTTGACTTGGCTTTGGAGTTGGCTGAGTACTTGGCTCATGACTAGGCATTGGACTTGGCTTTGGGCTTGGCTTTGGGCTTGGCTTTGGACTTTAGTTTTGGACTTGGGCTTTAAACTTGGCTTTGAACTTGGCTATGGACTTGGTTTTGGACTCGGCTGTGGACTTGGCTTGGTACTTAGCTTAGGATTTATCTTGGGGTTTGGCTTTGGACTAGGCTTCGGACGTGACCTTTTACATCGATTTTGACTTGGCTGAGGACTTGCTCATGACTTGGCTTTGGACTTGGCTTTGAACTTGGCTTCGGACATGGCTTTGGACATCCATTGTGACTTGGCTTTGAACTAGACTGCGAACTTGGCCCTGAACTTGGCTTCGGACTTGACTTTGGATTAGCCTTTGGACTTGGACTTTAGACTTGCGTTTGAACTTGACTTTGGACATTGTTTTGTctttggacttggacttgaaCTTGGCTGTGAACTTGGCTTTGGACATGGGTTTTGTCCTGGCTTTGAACTTGGGTCTGGACTTGGCTTTGGACAGGACTTTGGACATGGCTCTGGACTGGGCTTTGGCCATGGCTCTGGACTTGCACTTTGCTTAAGACTTGCCTTTGTACTTGACTTTGGAGTTGGATTTGGACGTGGTCTTGGACTTGGACTTAGCTTCGGATTTGGCTTTGGATTTGCCTTTGAATTTGGCTCTGGACTTGGCTCTGGACTTGGAACTTGGCTCTGGACTTCGGACTTGGCTTTGAACTTGGCTATGGACTTGGTTTTGCACTCGGTTGTGGACTTGGCTTAAGATTTATCTTGGAATTTGGTTTGGACTCGGCTTCGGACGTGGCCTTTTACATCGATTTTAAATTGGCTGAGGACTTGGCTCATGACTTGGCTCATGACTTGGCTTTTGACTTGGCTTTGAACTTGGGCTTTGAACTTGGCTTTGGACTTGACTTTGGACATGGCTTTGAACTTGGCGTTGGACTTGGGCTTGAACTTGGGTCTGGACTTGGCTTTGTACTTGGGCTTGAACTTGGCTCTGTACTTAGCTTTGGATATCGATTTTGACTTGGCTTTGGACTTGGCCTTGGTCTTGGCTCTGGACTTGGCTTTAGACTGGACTTTGGACATGGCTCTGGACTGGACTTTGGACATGGCTCTGGACTGGACTTTGGACATGGCTCTGGACTTTCACTTTGCATTAGATTTGGCTTTGGATTTGCCTTCGTACTTGACTTTGGACTTGGCTTTGGACGTGGCCTTGGACTTGGACTTAGCTTTGAATTTGGCTCTGGACTTGGATCTTGGCTTTGAACTTGGCTCTGGACTTGGCTCTGGTCTTGGCTTTGGACTTGGCTTTGGACATGGCTCTGGACATGGCTTTGGACTAGGATTTGTTCATGGCTTTGAACTTGATTTGTACTTGGCTTTAAACTTAGCTTTAGACTAGACTTTGAACTTCGCTTTGGACTTGGCTCTGGACATGGCTATGAACTTTGTTTTGGATTTGGCTTTGGACACGATTTTGATTTGGTAGTGAACTTGGCTTTGGACATCGATTTTGACTTGGCTGTGAACTTTGCTTTGGACTTGGCTTTTAACTTGGCTTTGGTCTTGACTGCGGACGTGGATTTGGACTTGGATATGAACTTGGTTTTTACATGGATTCGAACTTGGCTTTGAATTTGGCTTTGGACTTGACTTTGGACATGGCTTTGAACTTGGCTGTGGACTTGGCCTTGGACTTGACTTTGAACTTGGCTTTGGATTTGGCATTGGACTTGATTTTGGACATGGCTTTGAATATGGCTGTGGACATTTTGAGTTGGCTTTAAACTTGGCTTAGGACTTGGCTTTGGACTTGACTTTGGACTTGGCTTTGAAATTGGCTTTGAATTTGACTTTGGGACTTGGCTTCGGACTTGACTTTGAACTTGGCTTTGGATTTGGCTTTTAACTTGGCTTTGAACTTGGATTTGGACTTGGGTTTGGACTTGGCTTTGAAATTGGCTTTCAACTTGACTTTGGACTTGGCTTTGGACTTGGCTTTAGATTTGGATTTGTACTAGCTCTAGACATGACTGTAGACTTGTCTTTAGGCTTGGCTTTGATTATGGCTTTGGACTTGACTTTGGACTTGGCTTTGTTCTTGGCTTTGGAATTGACTTTGGACTTGGCTTTGAACTTGGCTTTGAATTTGACTTAAGACTTGGGTTTGGACTTGGCTTTGAACATGGCTTTTGAACATGGCTTTGGACTTGGCTTTGAACATGGCTTTGGACTTGGTTTTGGAATTGGCATTGTTCTTGGCTTTGGATTTAGCTTTGGGCTTGGCTTCGGACTTGGCCTTGAATTTGGCTTTGGACTTGGCTTTGGACATGGCTTCGGACGTCGCTCTGGAATTAGCTTTGGACTTGGCTTTGAACTTGGCTTTGAACTTGGCTTTGGACTTGGCTTCGGACTTGGGTTTTCGACTTGGCTTTGGATTTGCTTTTGTACTTGGGTTTGAGCATAGATTCGAAACAATGAAGATCGAAAACATTCACGGGAATCCTCAAGAGTCGCAAAGGGGTTATCGAAGAATGCAGGGATTACTAATTAGTTCCTGAGagtaaaaatgtttttctgTTTTTCTCCTTCGACAATTACTTTCTTCAACCATAATTGTACTCTCAAAATAAGCCAGGTTTCCTGTGTATTCGCTAGGGAGTTTTCAGGAAAcaggcaaaaaaaaacttgatgaaTCTTTTATGTATTTCAAGTGTAAAATccggagtaattcttgaagaattccatatgaaattcataaaaaaaatcagggaacCTTATTTGCCctataatttgtttttttacagCTATGGACTAATTTGTGGTGGAATTCATGCAGAAATTTATGGATATCTCCTTAAAAGACTTAATGGTTCACCTATCAAGTTCtagaaaaatacttattttaatTTGAGAATTTTGTCAAACAATTCTATGGATATTCCTAATAAGAAGCAATACTTGCTATGAAATatcttgagaaatccctggagattcTGAAAACATGACTACCGAATTTATTtcataattgaaattttcaacccTAGGCTGATTCATCTCATTCGTTTAAAATGCTTGAAAAGATTTAGAGGAAAAAATGGGGGTCGTAAAAAACTCCTAGATTCTCTGGAAAATGTTGACGAACTCCTGAAAAAGACCTTGGTGGAACTTTTGGGGGAGTCCATAGAAaacaattcttggaggaaacctAAGGGAGAGGTGAATCGCTGAtgattgtttctttttttatttagtgccgcaaaaattccagagggaatGCCTGGAAGATGAATTTCGTGTTTAAATTATCTGAGGGATACTTGCATccatcttattcttcttcttctccttcttaaTGATTCTTCCTTTATgggtcagagcctgcttcttagctttgtgttctatgagcacttccacagttattaactaagagctatTTGACCCAAGTTGTCAGATTTGTTTtggtatattgtgtggcaagcAGGATGACATTGCTAGCTCAATGAGTCAAGGAATCTTTCAATGCGAAAAGATTTTGAACCGACTGAGGATTGAACCCAGAAActtttagcatggctttgctttgaagtcGTGGAAGTCCGATGGTGTTGCAGTATTTACGGCATTGGTTTTTGAATTAATGCCATTTTGTCCAGCCTTTTTGCATTGATCCGCAAAGATTGATCATTGCT
This Aedes aegypti strain LVP_AGWG unplaced genomic scaffold, AaegL5.0 Primary Assembly AGWG_AaegL5_hic_scaff_1592_PBJ_arrow, whole genome shotgun sequence DNA region includes the following protein-coding sequences:
- the LOC110680572 gene encoding testis-specific H1 histone-like, translating into MSKVQSKAKSRAKTKAKSKAKSKSISKAKYRAKFKPKYKAKSRPKFKPKSNAKFKAMSKVKSKAKFKAQVQSQVKSQVMSQVMSQVLSQFKIDVKGHVRSRVQTKFQDKS
- the LOC110680573 gene encoding testis-specific H1 histone-like; its protein translation is MFSIFIVSNLCSNPSTKANPKPSRKPKSEAKSKAKFKAKFKAKSKANSRATSEAMSKAKSKAKFKAKSEAKPKAKSKAKNNANSKTKSKAMFKAKSKAMFKSHVQSQYKSKSKAKSKAKSKVKLKANFKAKSKPKSKSKFKAKLKAKSKAKFKVKSEAKSQSQIQSQFQSQVQTIFKAMSKIKSNAKSKAKFKVKSKAKSTAKFKAMSKVKSKAKFKAKFESM